One genomic window of Moorella glycerini includes the following:
- a CDS encoding S1 RNA-binding domain-containing protein, translated as MSIAVGTVVEGVVSGITKFGAFVELPGGLTGLVHISEVADTYVKDVKDFIKEKDRVKVKVINIDEKGKIGLSIKRADPNYDENRRSHRHNRAAAASSFEDKLARFLKESDERLQDLKRHTEAKRGGRGARGF; from the coding sequence ATGTCCATTGCCGTAGGCACCGTAGTGGAAGGAGTGGTCAGCGGGATCACCAAGTTCGGTGCCTTTGTAGAATTGCCCGGCGGCCTGACGGGGCTAGTCCATATTTCCGAGGTAGCCGACACCTACGTAAAAGATGTCAAGGATTTTATTAAGGAAAAGGACCGGGTAAAGGTTAAGGTTATCAATATTGACGAAAAGGGCAAAATCGGCCTTTCCATAAAGCGGGCTGATCCCAATTATGACGAAAACCGGCGCAGCCACCGCCACAACCGGGCTGCTGCGGCATCTTCCTTTGAGGACAAATTGGCCCGTTTCCTGAAGGAAAGCGACGAGCGTTTACAGGATCTCAAACGGCACACAGAGGCCAAGCGTGGCGGCCGGGGGGCACGCGGTTTTTAG
- a CDS encoding L,D-transpeptidase family protein, with protein MPCRLSWLLVFLALFIFIMLTMAPVAAGAPGPCPCCGEERLLKLTDPPLRGLDVSDLQLRLAQLGYYIGPLNGVYDGATNRAVVNFQKERGLTPLGQVGPATWLALARGTSISRNASRTAPPEGKNLKVIVDTDRLVLTILVEGQVFRQYPVAIGKYTSPSPVGEWKIIDKAYEAGGVFGTRWMGLNVPWGNYGIHGTNRPWSIGWAASAGCFRMYNEDIEEIYPWLPVGTPVVVKGPYTRPTGPLKPGYGSPEVVTLQARLREKGFYLFGPTDGDYGLMTELAVREFQLHQGLKATGVADITTLRSLGFEVPGARP; from the coding sequence TTGCCGTGCAGGCTCTCCTGGCTGCTGGTTTTCCTGGCCCTCTTTATCTTTATAATGTTAACGATGGCGCCGGTAGCGGCCGGAGCCCCCGGACCCTGCCCCTGCTGCGGCGAAGAGCGGTTGTTGAAGTTGACAGACCCCCCCCTGCGGGGGCTGGACGTCAGCGACCTCCAGCTGCGCCTGGCACAGCTTGGCTATTATATCGGCCCCCTCAATGGCGTTTACGACGGTGCCACCAACCGGGCTGTCGTTAACTTCCAGAAAGAGCGGGGGTTAACCCCTCTGGGCCAGGTAGGACCGGCAACCTGGCTGGCCCTGGCCCGGGGTACCTCAATCTCCCGCAACGCTTCCAGGACGGCCCCGCCGGAGGGTAAAAACCTCAAAGTTATCGTCGATACCGACCGCCTGGTCCTTACCATCCTGGTAGAGGGCCAGGTCTTCCGCCAGTACCCCGTAGCCATCGGCAAATATACCAGCCCTTCGCCCGTCGGGGAGTGGAAGATAATTGACAAAGCCTATGAAGCCGGCGGCGTCTTTGGTACCCGCTGGATGGGCCTCAATGTCCCCTGGGGCAACTACGGCATCCACGGCACCAACCGCCCCTGGTCCATTGGCTGGGCGGCGTCGGCAGGTTGCTTTCGCATGTACAACGAAGATATTGAAGAGATCTACCCCTGGCTGCCTGTAGGAACCCCGGTGGTCGTTAAAGGACCCTATACCCGGCCCACCGGTCCCCTGAAACCCGGGTACGGTTCACCGGAAGTAGTAACCCTGCAGGCCAGGCTCCGGGAAAAGGGGTTTTACCTTTTTGGTCCTACCGACGGCGACTACGGCCTGATGACAGAGCTGGCCGTTAGGGAATTTCAACTCCACCAGGGCTTAAAGGCCACCGGGGTGGCGGATATAACTACGTTGCGGAGCCTGGGTTTTGAGGTACCCGGTGCAAGACCTTGA
- a CDS encoding RNA polymerase sigma factor yields the protein MQIEIRGAEKLSFRERQVVALKEMGLSNEEVARRLNLSASSVATLYHRARTKGYQVVIVLPGDSLSLFAGEEDG from the coding sequence GTGCAGATTGAAATTCGCGGCGCAGAAAAGCTGAGCTTCCGGGAACGCCAGGTGGTGGCCCTGAAAGAGATGGGCCTCAGCAATGAAGAAGTAGCACGCCGCCTGAACTTGAGTGCCAGCAGCGTGGCTACCCTTTACCACCGGGCCCGGACCAAGGGTTACCAGGTGGTAATTGTCCTGCCCGGCGACTCCTTAAGCCTATTTGCAGGTGAAGAAGATGGGTAA
- a CDS encoding Ppx/GppA family phosphatase, translating into MTCYAALDIGSNSVRLLVGEVQGASVQPLRAALRSTRLLAGATDGWLQRAAVERTVAAVAELAVLARDYQPRDLVCVATSAAREARNPELLRAGVAGEAGLDLIIIDGHTEARLAYQGALAGLKEPVLNPLVIDIGGGSTELSWQEEAGLQLVSVKVGAVRATESAMPRVAMETVLAPVLARARKVRPGQIIGTGGTITTVAALELGLERYQPELVHGMILTAEQVKSWRRVLTAMTLVERRQLPGLQPERADIIVAGVTILEIILTGLAAGKLVVSETDLLWGLLLARASGEKLA; encoded by the coding sequence ATGACATGCTATGCAGCCCTGGATATTGGTTCTAACTCCGTCCGCCTACTGGTTGGCGAGGTGCAAGGTGCCTCCGTGCAGCCTCTCCGGGCCGCACTCCGCAGCACCAGGTTGCTGGCCGGGGCAACGGATGGTTGGTTACAAAGGGCAGCCGTAGAGCGGACAGTGGCCGCCGTCGCCGAGCTGGCCGTCCTGGCCCGGGACTACCAGCCCCGGGACCTGGTTTGCGTTGCTACCAGTGCTGCCCGGGAGGCCCGTAATCCGGAACTTTTGCGGGCCGGGGTGGCAGGGGAGGCCGGGTTGGACTTAATTATTATCGATGGGCATACGGAAGCCCGCCTGGCCTACCAGGGCGCCCTGGCAGGCCTTAAGGAGCCGGTCCTAAATCCCCTGGTAATCGATATCGGTGGCGGCAGTACGGAACTCAGCTGGCAGGAGGAAGCTGGACTGCAACTGGTGAGCGTTAAGGTTGGTGCCGTGCGGGCTACGGAATCGGCCATGCCAAGGGTGGCTATGGAGACGGTGCTTGCTCCCGTTCTCGCCCGGGCGCGAAAAGTACGGCCGGGACAAATTATTGGTACCGGCGGGACCATAACCACCGTTGCGGCTCTGGAATTGGGCCTGGAGCGCTACCAACCGGAACTGGTTCATGGTATGATCTTAACTGCTGAGCAAGTTAAAAGCTGGCGCCGGGTTCTAACGGCCATGACCCTGGTTGAGAGGCGGCAGCTTCCCGGCCTCCAGCCGGAGCGGGCAGATATAATTGTCGCCGGCGTCACCATCCTGGAAATAATACTCACCGGACTGGCCGCAGGCAAGCTGGTGGTTAGCGAGACTGACCTCCTCTGGGGTTTACTGCTGGCCCGGGCTAGCGGGGAGAAACTGGCATGA
- a CDS encoding DMT family transporter, with protein sequence MLLALLMALVSGIAMAFQGSLNSALGKIIGLLQATLVVHLTATIVVIILLFTPLSDGSLSKLSHCPWYLWLGGLLGVLITYGVVASIPRVGVALATTAIIVGQVSTALLIDHFGLFGLDKMPFTWWKAAGLVLLAAGARLMLN encoded by the coding sequence ATGTTGCTAGCGCTTTTAATGGCCCTTGTTTCAGGTATAGCCATGGCCTTTCAGGGCTCCCTCAATTCAGCCCTGGGAAAAATTATTGGTCTCCTCCAGGCTACCCTCGTCGTCCACCTCACGGCTACCATAGTAGTGATTATCCTTCTTTTTACCCCTTTAAGCGACGGCAGTTTGAGTAAGCTGAGCCACTGCCCCTGGTACCTCTGGCTGGGGGGCCTGCTCGGCGTCCTCATTACTTACGGGGTAGTGGCCAGCATCCCCAGGGTTGGCGTAGCCCTGGCCACCACGGCTATTATTGTCGGCCAGGTATCTACCGCCCTGCTAATTGATCACTTTGGCTTATTTGGCCTGGATAAAATGCCCTTTACCTGGTGGAAGGCTGCTGGCCTGGTACTCCTGGCTGCCGGCGCCCGGTTAATGCTGAATTGA
- a CDS encoding UbiX family flavin prenyltransferase, whose product MRLVVAVTGATGAVYAVRLLEALKEAGVEVHLILSHWAGETLRLETGRGVEAVQSLAACCYQENDLAAAVASGSFQHQGMVIIPCSMKTLAGIAHGYAANLIMRAADVTLKEGRRLILVPRETPLSAIHLENMLSLARLGAVIMPPMPAFYYRPRTVDEVVNHLVGRILDQLGLPHHLVPRWEGATNWE is encoded by the coding sequence ATGAGACTGGTAGTAGCAGTTACGGGAGCAACGGGGGCAGTTTATGCCGTCAGGCTCCTGGAGGCCTTAAAGGAGGCAGGGGTCGAGGTACATTTAATTTTAAGCCACTGGGCCGGGGAAACCCTGCGCCTGGAGACGGGTAGGGGAGTTGAAGCTGTCCAGTCCCTCGCCGCCTGTTGTTACCAGGAAAACGACCTGGCGGCCGCTGTGGCCAGCGGTTCATTCCAGCACCAGGGAATGGTGATCATTCCTTGCAGTATGAAAACCCTGGCCGGTATTGCCCATGGCTACGCCGCCAATCTCATTATGCGGGCGGCTGATGTCACCCTGAAAGAAGGGCGCCGGCTCATCCTGGTCCCCCGGGAGACGCCGTTAAGCGCCATTCACCTGGAAAATATGTTGTCCCTGGCTCGCCTGGGGGCAGTCATTATGCCGCCCATGCCCGCCTTTTATTACCGCCCCAGGACCGTTGACGAAGTGGTCAACCACCTGGTAGGTAGAATCCTCGATCAACTGGGACTACCTCACCACCTGGTACCGCGCTGGGAAGGAGCCACTAATTGGGAATAG
- a CDS encoding FtsB family cell division protein — MGKVVPFPKRRWNWPGIVVSVLAIYLLYSFAHVGLALYQTNLQIKACQEQKAALLAEGNRLREQIKELNNDSYIERMAREELGLVKPGETVIIPAVPGQVRPYIPPQPGHEFRD, encoded by the coding sequence ATGGGTAAGGTAGTGCCATTTCCCAAAAGACGCTGGAACTGGCCGGGTATAGTAGTTAGTGTCCTGGCAATCTACCTTTTATACTCCTTTGCCCATGTAGGCCTGGCCCTGTACCAGACCAACCTCCAGATTAAGGCTTGCCAGGAGCAGAAGGCGGCTTTGCTGGCCGAAGGTAACCGCCTCCGGGAGCAGATTAAAGAGCTCAATAACGATAGTTACATTGAGCGGATGGCCCGGGAAGAACTGGGCCTGGTAAAACCTGGGGAAACAGTAATTATACCGGCGGTACCGGGCCAGGTACGGCCCTATATTCCTCCTCAGCCGGGCCATGAATTTCGTGATTAA